The DNA sequence ACCCCGCCTCCGGTAGTTCTCTGAGCCGATGCTGTGgcgttggtgttggtgttgatgGGACATTGACGGGTGTCTGTTCTCTTCTTTGTCCATCTCTAGAACCCTTGGCCtaatggaggaaaatggagcTGTAAATAttctgcaattttttttttattgtacaTCACCTGAAAAGAACCCTTGGTTTTCAACTTTAGACCCTCtttaaacaaagagaaacattACTGGGGGCCACAGTTGCAGTTCGGTTACATGTGATCAAAAGTCTAAACAGAAAGAAGAACCATCTGTTTTCaaaaggctgcagcacagaTTAAATTACTGTTAGGTCTGACATAACTGAGCCGTTGATCACTGTGACACCGCTGACGCAGTTTCAAAATCATTTTTCATGCAGCGCAGCTCAAACTTCAAGTGACGccaatttaaattaaatgtctttttttccacaGATGGATTTATAGAGCTGGGCCATGTTAAAAAGTGACAGAAATATTATGAGGTGTGACCCTGCGAGATTGCAACGGTGACTTCTACGCAACAGTGACCAAGATGCTAATTCAAGCGTGGGACAGGCATGTCAGGTCGCCTTCAGATTGATATGAAAGGGTGCAGGTCTTTAAAGGCCATCACCAGTTCACTGGTTTTCTAATAACCCAGACCTGACACAAGTGGGGCTGTGTACAAATTGATGTCGGCCCAGCTGGCTCGATTAAAGGTCTCCGTCTGGTGGGGAGCCACCCTCGATAATTTCAAATAGAAAATGATCATGTGTAAATAATATGCTCCGACTTGTAGGTTTAACGGCATTTAATCCAGCCGGGTAAGGTTTAAAGAAATCTGGCACCTCCGCTTACTAAGCACCAAGTTTAAGATGACTAACTCAtcatttggatttaaggtcacaagcatccatttttaaacagtCGAACGCAAGTGAATTCAGACTTCCTCGGCCTTCTACTCATCACAAAAGACCAGTGATATGGAAGTGACTGAATTACGATCGCGTGACACTGATCATTTCCTGTTAAACTTGAATATATACTGCGTCTTCTGGCAGACCTGTGAGCAGCATTCGGGTCTGCTCTGCGATAAGATCGCTTGGCTTTCAGAGGAGCTGGTCTTTCTGCAGATGAGCTCAAGCAGTGGTCAGGTGAGTCCAGCCGAGGAGCATCGGGTCTGGTTCTGcaaaatgacaacaaaaatCAAGCAGAGGCAAAAGAGCACATCATCACGTGAGACACCCGAACGTGCGCCAACCCACTTTCTGAGGATTATGACTGCACGACGCTCCTTGATGTCCTGTGGTCTGATGCAGtgggtgatgtcatcagcagcATAGCCACTAGCAAAGAGAAAAGACCTTTAGTCCACAAAagcaacattaaaaacacaagtttACGCAATATCATTGCAAAAGATGCAGCCGGTCACCTGAGGACTGTCACGCTCCCTCTTTTAACGGGCAGGACAAACACAGGCTCCGACACGCGGATGGGTTTGAACTGAAAGCGGCACCCGAAGCAAAGAGCGCTGTCGCTGAAGAAGGACACCGAGACGATGGGTCTTGCAAAGATGTGCAGCGGATCAACGTGAGACACGATGCAGCCGCCAGGCTGATAATCATTGATGACTGCGCTGTTTACAAAACCATCCGGGACCACTCCATTGGAAACAAGAGGCTTGATCACCAGTTCATGCACCCAGTTTGGGATCTCATCAACTTCTCCTTTGCGGTACAGCCTCTCCTGACCGGGTCCACGCTTCTCCAACTGGGACCCATACGTGTAGCCCTCCCCGAAGAAGTACTTGTTGCGGAGGGGTGCCCTGTCCACGGTATGCTCACGgtaaagtccagcctctgcttGGGCAACCACGTCGTCGATCTTCTCCTCGATGGCGGCGCACTGCTCCGGTGAGAAGATGCTCTTCTGCAGGATGCTGTCCCTCACCAGGCGGGCCTCCTGCTCCCTGAGATCCACGCTGTCGTCGCTGTGCTCGTAGTCATCGTCGTCGGACTCTCGGAACTTGCGTTTCTGGCCCTTTCCACTGCCGTTTTTTGCGCTGTCCACGTATTTgcttttcctctcatctctgtgCGGAGTGGTGGATTTCAGTTTCTCCCTCAGGTCAAAGTATCCGCTCGATGCCATGTCAGCCAAAACCTAAACAATACTTCTTGTGTGTTGCGACTTTCTAGCCTAACCGTTAGCGCATGTCAGCAGTGCATTTCCACAAAGTTTTTCTTAGTGTGACTAATCTGAGCGCAATAGGTAtcaaaataaatcttttctAAATCATTCGCGGCATAGCCCAGCATCCACACGCAGCTATCTAACGTCCCCCAAGTCGCTCCAGGCAAATAAATATCACTCTGATAAAGAGATTGGTTAATATTATTGATATTATTGTGGGTTTTCGAAAGCACAGAGTTTAAACAAACGGCCTTCAAATATAGAAACACGCACTGTAGAATGAAAAGCTAACGATAGCTACCCGATGTGCCTGGCTAGTTGCTAAGCTAACCTGGTTTAGTCAGCCCACTGCGGACACCGACAAAGCACGCAGCAACATTTCACATGTCACGGCCGAATCCCGAAAACCCCGTCTTCCGGACACAACGGTCAGTTTTTACCTCCGGCGTCGGAGGAGAAAACATCGTAATACCAGAGGAAGACCCAACCACCCACAGTTTACAGTCACTACGCGTCCCCTACCGAAAGACTGAAAATAAACGCGTGTAACCTACTGGAGGTTTGCGCATGCGCAGCGACCCGCGCGGTCACGTGGTCTGGAAGGAAGACTCAATAAACCCattttggcacacacacacacacacgcacacttgcAATTGTATGGATTACTATACACAAacactatttatttttttacatgttttgagtTTACATTTCTAATATTATGTATGATCAATGCCACATTTTGGCCCAAGTGAAGAAATTGAATCCCCCATTTCCATCCCATTACATCAAGCTTGAGTGTAATGTTTTAGTATTACTAAAAGAACAAATATAAGAAATACGCTCAAAATATCAGAATCTATTTTACTTTATATAGCACTTTTATCATTAACCATTATAAACGATTAATACTTGTTAGAGATTGTGCTTTTTAGGCAGTTTTAGTATAAATGTTTATAACAGTCTTGAACATTCCACCTCAATAAACCAAAACTCCTTTATAAAGTAAAACGTGATTATCACATCAGGATAAATGGTGCCAGTCGAGACTACATTACCCAACTtcactaaaacataaatgatatttaagGACTTGTATTTGGaaataaattgaattttatTCAAAGATATTACTGATAATGAAGTaatgcagatttaaaaaaaaaaaaaaattttttttttgctccataAGTTCAGTTTATCCGTCTGTTAGCCTCTTGGAGCCAGGTGAAGAAGTTGCGGACGGATATTACAGAGACTGTGGACGACTTCCATTTGAAGAAAGTCTCATCCTGGATGACTTCTTCATCCAACAGCACATCAAAAAACATCCACAGCAGACCTACacggacacacaccaacaaaaaTCACAGGAATAAGTAAATAGAAAAACACCACTGGCTTCTGAATTTGTAGTTCAAAGTTAAAAAGAACAAAGCCATGACTGTTGAGGTGGATAGATGGGACACTCACCATCAGGTTGGTCTATGTGGACCACCAGCTGTTGCAGAACGTTCAGGGCCACCAGCTGCTTGTGGTCATCCTTGATGTACAGGCTCActctctggagcagctcatAGGTTCTCAGTGTATGAACcccacctgacaacacaaacactctcttcaCACCACTGTAAAGAAACTGAACACATCTAATCATGGACCATAAAGTGTCCCAGACTGGTTCTGTGTATGTGCTCACATAATGTAAAACAGACATCTATGTGGAGTAAAACTAATTAATCAGGTTTTTGGACAGAAACATCAAAACATCCCAACACTGGCAAACAGGAGTACAGACTTTAAATAGGGGACTAGACTACTGATAGGCCACAGGTGAGTCTGGCTGCGGCTCCAGCTGCGGCAGGGGAGAAGCTCcatcacgccccctgcaggaagaaaaccgTAACCAACCTCCCAGAACCCAACAAATGTCACTTTAACTGGACTCAGGGTGACATGAGTATAGATTTCTGGGCTTGTCAGTGGTTGACCGGACTGTGACGGCCCCTGAGCGGTGGGGTTGTCTTGCTGTCTGTGGTTCACAGGTTTCAGCAGGGTGGAGCTAACCTAATTGGAGCACCTCACCAGTGATCTGCAGGTTATAAAGCTCCACCCGATCCTACCTCCACCTGATGTCCCCAGTTGCTTTGCCTCTTGGTGAATTATTGGATTTGACACCTACAGCATACTTTACCCCTTCACTCACTTCATCCAGGCACTTGCTCACACCCCTGATTTTCACTCTCACCTGCCATATTCCTTTGttgggtgttttctttttggtttaaGAAATAAAGGGTTAAACTGGTCAGCgtgtcttcctctttctttgtggACCTCATGAGTGGGCcataacagcagcaaaaactaCGGCTTGGATAGCTACATTTCCACTATTTTCGGTatcttaaattaaaatgaaatgagttttatctgtttttctttaattttctagTATTTTTATGCAATTATGCTAGTGTTTactgatttattttaatctttttttcaaAAGGGAAacatgtgtatgtacagtatatacgtCTAAACATGTGTCAGGGTGTTAACCTATTTAAAAATCACCCATTTGTGCCCAACACTGACTCAGGTGGCTGtaaatttattatatttattttagtcATCTGGGAAAAACTGTTATATTTCAGCACTCATGACCATTCCTAAGCGTAACCTTGGGCTGAAAGGTTCCCAAGAGGCTTGCAGGCCAGAGCAGGAAGGATCCTCTTTGCATTTCACTCTCACCCAGAGAGCTTAAACCTGTACTGTAAATGCTAATTGTGATGAATTGCCAAACCATGTACAGAGCACCATGTGCATCCGTCACAGGTCATGTGTACAGGTCAAAATTTCCCTTTTCTCACCTTGTGCAGCTTCTGTGCTGTGCAGCCTCCCTGTTTCCATATATGTTGTTGAAAACCCATTTACAagataaactgaaataaaatataaaaatcatgataataataacaatattttaatgtttattattattatcatcatcactgttgTGATTGTAATTGATATTGATAACCATGACAAAAATCCAACATAATCTAATGTAAggtattatgtatatatatatatacacacacacacacacacacacaaatataaatgtatgaatataaaatatataatattactATATATAGTTATaaattaattcatttaaatgaatacaAACGATATAATTTCctatgaaaaatgaaaaacagaatcgtcaaaaaaaacaacagatttgtCACAAAACTACGACTAATCTAAAACTATAACGTATAGGCCCATTTAGGAACCATATTTAAAAGCGATATTTACAAACTAATATTTGAACCCTGTTGACTTCTTCAGAAACCCTCTTTGTCTCTAGATTTAT is a window from the Takifugu rubripes chromosome 17, fTakRub1.2, whole genome shotgun sequence genome containing:
- the alkbh5 gene encoding RNA demethylase ALKBH5 encodes the protein MASSGYFDLREKLKSTTPHRDERKSKYVDSAKNGSGKGQKRKFRESDDDDYEHSDDSVDLREQEARLVRDSILQKSIFSPEQCAAIEEKIDDVVAQAEAGLYREHTVDRAPLRNKYFFGEGYTYGSQLEKRGPGQERLYRKGEVDEIPNWVHELVIKPLVSNGVVPDGFVNSAVINDYQPGGCIVSHVDPLHIFARPIVSVSFFSDSALCFGCRFQFKPIRVSEPVFVLPVKRGSVTVLSGYAADDITHCIRPQDIKERRAVIILRKTRPDAPRLDSPDHCLSSSAERPAPLKAKRSYRRADPNAAHRPRVLEMDKEENRHPSMSHQHQHQRHSIGSENYRRRGQASDKHQDSSGRKVKMRRH
- the LOC101069544 gene encoding eukaryotic translation initiation factor 4 gamma 3-like, translated to MIRCVQFLYSGVKRVFVLSGGVHTLRTYELLQRVSLYIKDDHKQLVALNVLQQLVVHIDQPDGLLWMFFDVLLDEEVIQDETFFKWKSSTVSVISVRNFFTWLQEANRRIN